The DNA segment ACCAGGCGCTCCCGCGGGGCCCCGTCCCCGGTCAGGTCAAGGACCCAGAGCCGGCCCGAGCGGTCCGTGCCGGAACCCGAGCGCACGTAGACCACGCGTCCACCGTCGGGTGAAACCGTGAACGCGCGAGGTGCCCCGAGAGTGAATCTCATGGTCCGTGCCGACTGGAGCGGGAACGTGATCTCTGGCGAAGTCATGCGCCGAACCTATCGGCCCGCTCCGTCCGTGCGCCCCTCGTGCTGCTGTGCCCCGATCAATGCGGTGCCACGGATAGTTATGATCCGTAGCGCTCGGTGGGTATGAACCTGCTGGCTCCACGCGTGCTGCCCGTGCCCGACCGTACAGATGGAGGTGAACCGCTGTGGCGCTCTCGATTTCGGCGGTGGTGCTGCTGGCGATCATCGTCTTCCTGCTGATCCGGAAGTCCGGACTGAAGGGAGGACATGCGGTCGTCTGCGCGCTGCTCGGCTTCTATCTCGCCGATTCCACCATCGCGCCCACCATCTCCGAGCTGACCACGAACGTGGCCGGCATGATCGGGGGCCTGAAGTTCTGACGCCGGGGGCTCGTAGGGTGGTCCCCATGACGGACCTTCCCGCCCGGCGACTGCTCCTGGTGCACGCGCACCCGGACGACGAGTCGATCAACAACGGCGCCACCATGGCCAGGTACGCGGCCGAAGGCGCCCTGGTCACGCTGGTGACCTGCACACTCGGCGAGGAGGGCGAGGTCATCCCGCCCGCGCTCGCCCATCACGCCGCGGACCGGGACGACACCCTCGGCCCGTACCGCCGCGGCGAACTCGCGGCTGCCATGGGGGAGCTGGGCGTCACCGACCATCGCTTCCTCGGCGGCGCCGGCCGCTACCGGGACTCCGGGATGATGGGTGCCGAGCAGAACCACCGCCCCGGCGCCTTCTGGGCGGCCGACGTGGACGAGGCCGCCGGGCATCTCGTCGACGTCATCCGCGAGGTGCGCCCCCAGGTCCTGGTGACCTACGACCCGGACGGGGGCTACGGCCACCCCGACCACATCCAGACCCACCGGGTCGCCACCCGCGCCGCCGAACTGGCCGCCGACGCCGCGTACCGCCCCGGCGCCGCCGCCCCGCACGCCGTCGCCAAGGTCTACTGGAACCGGGTGCCGCGCTCGGTCGCCGACGAGCGGTTCGCCGCCCTGCGCGCCGAGGTCCCCGACGCCTTCCCCGGCATCGCCGCGATCGGCGACGTACCGGGCGTGGTGGACGACGCCCTGATCACCACCGTGATCGACGGCACGGGCTACGAGCGGGCCAAGGCCGCCGCCATGCGTGCGCACGCCACCCAGATCGCCCTCCAGGGGCTCTACTTCGCCCTCTCCAACGACCTCGGCCAGCCCGTTTTCACCACCGAGTACTACGAGTTGGCCTCCGGCGCCCCGGGCGCCCCGGCCGGTGAGCGCGAGGACGATCTGTTCGCGGGCGTGCCGGGAGCCGAGCGGTGAGCGGCAGCAGCAGGGCGCGGGCCGGCGGCGACCGGACCGAAACGCAGAAGAGGGACATTCCGGCCACCGGCCTGGCCGCGCCGGTCAACCCCGCCCGGATCGCCGTCCTGTTCGGCCTGGCGGTCCTCGGAGCGGTCGTGGGCATCGCGGGCACGCTCGTCCAGGCCGCCTGGTTCCCCGGCGGGCTGCTGATCGCCCTGGTCGGCACGGCCGGCCTCTTCTACGGCGGGCGCACGCTGACGGGCACCCAGCCCGGAGCCCTGGCCCCCGCCGCAGGTTGGCTGGTTTCCATCGTTGTTCTGCTCAGTGGGCGGCCCGAAGGGGACTATGTCTTCGGTGACGCGCTCGGCCTGGGGCTTTTCATGCTGGGCGGAATGGGCCTTGCTGTGATCTGTGCCACCATGCCGCGATCGCCCCGGCAGCGGGCCGACAGCGGCCGACCTGCCAAGTAGTGTGCCCCGTCATGCCCC comes from the Streptomyces sp. NBC_00525 genome and includes:
- the mshB gene encoding N-acetyl-1-D-myo-inositol-2-amino-2-deoxy-alpha-D-glucopyranoside deacetylase, with protein sequence MTDLPARRLLLVHAHPDDESINNGATMARYAAEGALVTLVTCTLGEEGEVIPPALAHHAADRDDTLGPYRRGELAAAMGELGVTDHRFLGGAGRYRDSGMMGAEQNHRPGAFWAADVDEAAGHLVDVIREVRPQVLVTYDPDGGYGHPDHIQTHRVATRAAELAADAAYRPGAAAPHAVAKVYWNRVPRSVADERFAALRAEVPDAFPGIAAIGDVPGVVDDALITTVIDGTGYERAKAAAMRAHATQIALQGLYFALSNDLGQPVFTTEYYELASGAPGAPAGEREDDLFAGVPGAER
- a CDS encoding DUF6113 family protein, with protein sequence MSGSSRARAGGDRTETQKRDIPATGLAAPVNPARIAVLFGLAVLGAVVGIAGTLVQAAWFPGGLLIALVGTAGLFYGGRTLTGTQPGALAPAAGWLVSIVVLLSGRPEGDYVFGDALGLGLFMLGGMGLAVICATMPRSPRQRADSGRPAK